The proteins below are encoded in one region of Hordeum vulgare subsp. vulgare chromosome 3H, MorexV3_pseudomolecules_assembly, whole genome shotgun sequence:
- the LOC123442489 gene encoding lecithin-cholesterol acyltransferase-like 1 has product MAMATKLQWLPRLLLLVHSTFFLVSHTVALPLPWTLDHASGLHPVVLLPGSSCSQIEVRLTDDYEPPSALCAAHKGDGRWHRLWKNAAAPDADAVCFADQIRLVYDDAAGDYRNAPGVETRALSFGSTRGFLADDTADKELCMGNLVEALERAGYRDGETLFGAPYDFRHAPAPPGTANREVSRFRRRLRELVERASRTNGDMPVVLASHSQGGYFALDFLNRSPLPWRRRFVKHFVMASTGAGGFVLLMQGLPSSGSYGSASPADVLSPPQARMTFPGTLSALPSPVAFDNDTPLAVTQNRSYAARDMPAFLAAAGLSPLEVRLYKTRALPVALSLGPPLVPMTCVNGVGVPTVEKLVYTGSGGLGAAPEAVYGDGDGVVNLASILALDVVMGGDPRQEYYRSIRITNMSHRGVVSDSRALEQLLGVILHDVASTVDTHAM; this is encoded by the exons ATGGCCATGGCCACGAAGCTCCAATGGCTGCCACGGCTCCTCCTGCTCGTCCACTCCACCTTCTTCCTGGTCAGCCACACCGTCGCCTTGCCGTTGCCGTGGACTCTCGACCACGCCTCCGGCCTCCACCCTGTGGTGCTGCTGCCGGGCAGCTCCTGCAGCCAGATCGAGGTCCGCCTCACGGACGACTACGAGCCGCCGTCGGCGCTCTGCGCCGCGCACAAGGGCGACGGCCGGTGGCACCGGCTATGGAAGAACGCCGCTGCTCCTGATGCCGACGCCGTGTGCTTCGCCGATCAGATCCGCCTGGTCTACGACGATGCCGCCGGCGATTACCGCAACGCGCCGGGCGTCGAGACCCGCGCCCTCTCCTTCGGCTCCACCCGCGGCTTCCTCGCCGACGACACCGCAGACAA GGAGCTGTGCATGGGGAATCTGGTGGAGGCGTTGGAGCGAGCGGGGTACCGCGACGGCGAGACCCTCTTCGGCGCGCCCTACGACTTCCGCCACGCGCCCGCCCCGCCGGGGACGGCGAACAGGGAGGTGTCCCGGTTCCGACGGCGGCTCCGGGAGCTGGTGGAGCGCGCGAGCAGGACGAACGGCGACATGCCGGTGGTGCTCGCCTCGCACAGCCAGGGCGGCTACTTCGCCCTCGACTTCCTCAACCGGAGCCCGCTGCCGTGGCGCAGGAGGTTCGTCAAGCACTTCGTCATGGCCTCCACGGGCGCCGGCGGGTTCGTGCTACTGATGCAGGGCCTCCCCTCAAGCGGCAGCTACGGCTCAGCATCCCCCGCCGACGTCCTCTCGCCGCCGCAAGCCAGGATGACCTTCCCTGGAACTCTCTCGGCACTGCCGTCTCCCGTCGCTTTCGACAACGACACGCCGCTGGCGGTCACACAGAACCGGAGCTACGCCGCGCGTGACATGCCGGCGTTCCTCGCGGCGGCAGGGCTGTCGCCATTAGAGGTGCGGCTTTACAAGACGCGTGCCCTTCCCGTGGCGCTGAGCCTCGGACCGCCGTTGGTGCCCATGACGTGTGTCAACGGCGTCGGCGTGCCGACCGTGGAGAAGCTCGTCTACACCGGCTCCGGCGGCCTCGGGGCGGCCCCGGAGGCGGTGTATGGCGACGGGGATGGCGTCGTGAACTTGGCGAGCATACTTGCGCTTGATGTGGTGATGGGGGGAGACCCACGGCAGGAATACTATAGGTCCATCAGGATCACCAATATGTCTCACCGCGGCGTCGTCTCCGACTCTCGAGCCCTCGAGCAGTTGCTCGGTGTGATTCTTCACGACGTCGCATCCACGGTGGATACGCATGCGATGTAG
- the LOC123442491 gene encoding uncharacterized protein LOC123442491 produces the protein MPANPSRSRKRGHYHPSISSKRSSRKGDTAYRCSPHLIPPIIKLLSDEQRGFVEKIGFGSLLSMPGFEMNRALTMWLVDRFSCDAEALEFQAGVSVPVRPLVASVLGIPSGPIQVVPGLDVDDALYGQYRSVKGKNAKKLAEEMLGVTEEEPFCIAFVMAMLAMYLAPNTTLLANRCLFGAVQRVGSLKEMDWCGFVADFLFKGIRKFKESAAPFVFVKGCVHILNVIFIDLVKHAAFDVPGGFPRLGFVTTDHNKWVASHPFGSLPVRRLEESVYAPVLNNMGKGSIIERGTRADSDTNTDPLANQLAITVTHQNNQHPVSAGPGTARTTPNITSLACVEYVELSSDQSADSGNTPRVEACTFLEECVVFTRSQQVQSAGPSSEPYSEQITEKMQITPDATLGRNRGSPKDDWRPEKAIVELPNSEQVQRAGEGTIRMNMSLLSCRVCYHPVKPPVFQCNVGHLACGRCLAELPGEQCHICEHGGGFSPCPVMDDVVLSSKMKCFHDGCQSYVPYHELDDHQRVCPHAPCFCMEPRCGFGGPPPALLGHLTAVHSVPVQKVHYGNIHRLRFSEPRCLLHAEEDDGVFLLAVCALGMASVVSAVCIRAGASPELRYSIKLRANGPPPPSSAAGSILLDIKAVTNSRRPGEVAVEELPSFLMVPPTYLVGSGASKEVSLDIRIDKM, from the exons ATGCCTGCTAATCCCAGCAGGAGCAGGAAGCGGGGCCATTACCATCCGAGCATATCTTCCAAGAGGTCGAGCCGGAAG GGCGACACGGCGTACAGGTGCTCGCCGCACCTCATCCCGCCGATAATAAAGCTTCTCAGCGACGAGCAGAGAGGCTTCGTCGAAAAGATCGGGTTCGGGAGCCTGCTGTCCATGCCGGGCTTCGAGATGAACAGGGCCCTCACCATGTGGCTGGTTGACAGGTTCAGCTGCGACGCCGAGGCGCTCGAGTTCCAAGCCGGCGTGTCCGTCCCGGTGAGGCCGCTCGTGGCCTCCGTCCTCGGGATCCCTTCCGGCCCCATCCAGGTCGTGCCGGGCCTCGACGTCGACGACGCCCTCTACGGCCAGTACCGCTCCGTCAAGGGGAAGAACGCCAAGAAACTGGCCGAGGAAATGCTCGGCGTGACCGAGGAGGAGCCCTTCTGCATAGCATTCGTCATGGCGATGCTCGCCATGTACCTGGCGCCCAACACAACCTTGCTTGCCAACAGGTGCCTTTTCGGCGCGGTTCAGCGTGTCGGCAGCCTCAAAGAGATGGACTGGTGCGGTTTCGTCGCCGACTTCCTCTTCAAAGGCATCAGGAAGTTCAAGGAATCGGCCGCGCCCTTTGTTTTCGTCAAGGGCTGTGTGCACATTCTGAAC GTCATTTTCATCGATCTTGTGAAACACGCCGCGTTTGATGTACCAGGCGGCTTTCCACgcttgggatttgtcactacagACCATAACAAATGGGTGGCTTCACACCCCTTTGGTAGCTTGCCG GTGCGTCGTTTAGAAGAGTCTGTCTATGCTCCCGTGCTCAATAACATGGGGAAGGGTAGCATTATTGAACGCGGAACACGTGCTGATTCTGATACAAATACTGATCCACTGGCCAATCAGCTTGCTATCACTGTCACCCATCAAAATAACCAACATCCGGTTTCAGCAGGTCCTGGCACTGCCAGAACAACCCCTAATATAACGAGCTTGGCCTGTGTTGAATATGTagagttatcatcagatcaatctGCAG ATTCAGGTAACACTCCCAGAGTTGAAGCGTGCACTTTCTTGGAAGAATGTGTAGTTTTTACAAGAAGTCAGCAAGTGCAGTCTGCTGGGCCTTCTTCTGAACCGTATTCCGAACAA ATTACGGAGAAGATGCAGATTACTCCAGATGCCACTTTGGGAAGGAACAGGGGTTCGCCGAAGGACGATTGGAGGCCCGAGAAGGCGATTGTGGAGCTGCCCAACAGTGAGCAAGTACAGCGAGCCGGAGAAGGCACCATAAGGATGAACATGAGTTTGCTTAGTTGTCGTGTCTGCTACCACCCCGTTAAGCCCCCTGTCTTCCAG TGCAATGTCGGTCATTTAGCTTGCGGCAGATGCCTCGCTGAGCTCCCCGGCGAACAGTGCCATATCTGTGAGCACGGCGGTGGCTTTAGCCCCTGTCCAGTGATGGACGACGTCGTCTTGTCGAGCAAGATGAAGTGCTTCCACGACGGCTGCCAGAGCTACGTCCCCTACCACGAGCTCGACGACCACCAGAGAGTGTGCCCACATGCGCCCTGCTTCTGCATGGAGCCCCGTTGCGGCTTCGGCGGACCTCCGCCGGCGCTCCTTGGCCACCTCACTGCGGTTCACTCAGTGCCAGTGCAGAAGGTCCACTACGGCAACATTCACCGGCTCCGGTTTTCGGAGCCACGGTGCCTGCTCCATGCGGAAGAGGACGACGGTGTGTTCCTCCTGGCCGTGTGCGCACTCGGCATGGCCAGCGTCGTGTCTGCCGTGTGCATCAGAGCGGGAGCATCCCCGGAGCTGCGATACTCGATCAAGCTCCGGGCGAATGGTCCGCCGCCACCGAGCAGCGCGGCAGGCAGCATTCTGTTGGACATTAAGGCGGTGACGAACAGCAGGAGGCCCGGGGAGGTGGCCGTGGAGGAGCTGCCGTCTTTCTTGATGGTGCCGCCTACTTATCTGGTTGGTTCTGGGGCGTCCAAGGAGGTGTCTCTCGACATTCGCATTGACAAGATGTGA